In the Deinococcus aerius genome, GGAAGCTGCTCGGCCATGGGTTAGACCCAGTACAATTCCGGCCATGCCAGAAACAGAAGCGGTGCAGCGGGCCTTCGAGCGGGCGCAGCAGGACGTGCAGGGCCTTTCCAGAAAGCCCGGCAACGACATCCTCCTCAAGCTGTACGCGCTGTACAAGCAGGGTACAGTCGGTGACGTGACGGGAGCGCGCCCGGGTGGGTTCGACTTCGTGGGCGGGGCCAAGTACGACGCCTGGGCGGCGCGGCGGGGGCAAGACCAGGAGGACGCGCAGCGCGAGTACGTGGCCCTCGTGGATGCCCTTAAAGCGCGGGGCTGAGTTCTCTGCAGGGTAGGCGCCGCCCTGACCTGGGTGGTACCCCAGCTTTGTGGGAATAGCGTGGGCGGGGCGCGGTAAGCTGCACGGGTGACGCAGGGCCGCACTCCACCCGAGCAGACCTCCCCGGATGCCTCGCCGGAAACGGGGACCCTCGCTCCGGCCAAGGCACGGATGCGGGAGTTGGCCTCGGCCTATGCCCGGGGTCTTCCCGGTTTGGATACCCACAGCCTGATGAGTGGGCTGGACGCCACCCTGACTTTCATGCCGATGGGGGACCGTGACGGGGCGTACGACCCCGAACACCGGGTGGTGCTGATCAACAGCCGGGTGCGGCCCGAGCGTCAGCGCTTTACCCTCGCCCACGAGATCAGCCACGCCCTGCTGCTGGGCGACGACGACCTGCTCAGCGACCTGCACGACGCCTACGAGGGCGAGCGGCTGGAACAGGTCATCGAGACGCTGTGCAACGTGGGGGCGGCCGCGATCCTGATGCCGGACGCGCTGATCGACGAGCTGCTCGCCCGCTTCGGACCCAGCGGGCGGGCGCTGGCGGAACTCGCCCGGCGGGCGGACGTGAGTGCGAGCAGCGCCCTGTATGCCCTCGCGGAGCGGACCGCCGCGCCCGTGCTCTATGCGGTCTGCGCCGTGGCCCGGCTGGAGGCGGAGCCCGGCGACGAGGAGCGGCCTACCGGCAAGGCGCTGACCGTGCGGGCCAGTGGCGGCGCCCCCGGCGTGAAGTACAGCCTGCGGCCCGGCACCCTGATCCCGGCGGAACATCCGGTTGCCGCCGCGCTGGAAACGCACCTGCCCATCGCCCAGGAGAGCTACGTGCCCTTCCGTTCCGGTCGGCGGATGCCCGCCTACGTGGACGCCTTTCCCGAGCGGCAGCGGGTGATGGTGAGCTTCACCCTGACGCCCCGGCCCGCCAAGGGCGGCGAGAGCGATGAGTCCGCCGGTTGAGGGCTGGACGGGGCGGGCCCACGCCCTGACCTTCGGCTTCCCGGTGCCGGGGGGAGAGCGCGCGGCGGACGGATGGCGGGTCACCTGGAGGGGCTGCGCCGTGATGGGCGTTCTCAACGTCACGCCGGACAGCTTCAGCGATGGGGGCAGGTACGCTTCGCTGGAGGCGGCCGTCACCCGGGCGCGCGCCATGCGCGACGCGGGCGCCCGGGTCATCGATGTGGGCGGCGAGAGTACCCGGCCCGGCGCGGAGCCGGTGCCCGCCGAACAGGAACTCGACCGGGTGCGGCCCGTGCTGCGCGCGTTGGCGGGCGAGGGCGCGCTGCTCAGCGTGGACACCATGAAGCCGGAGGTGGCCCGTGAGGCGCTCGCGGCGGGCGCCCACCTGGTCAACGACGTGACGGGGCTGCGGGACCCCGGGATGGTGGAGGTCTGCGCCGGGGCGGGCGCCCCCGCCTGCGTGATGCACATGCGGGGCGAGCCGCGCACCATGCAGCGCTCGCCCCAGTACCGCGACGTGGTCGCCGAGGTCCACGCCTTTCTGCGGGAGCGCGCGGCAGCCGTCCTCGCGGCGGGCGTGCCGTCGGTGCTGCTCGACCCCGGGCTGGGGTTCGGGAAGACGGCCGCGCACAACCTCGCCCTGCTGCGGGCCCTGCCGGAGCTGACCTGCGGGCCGCATCCCGTGCTGGTGGGCGCGAGCCGCAAAAAGATGATCGATCTGCTGGCGGGGGTGCCGAACGCCGCTGACCGCGACCCCGGCAGCCTGGCCCTGCACCTGCACGCGGCGCGGCAGGGGGCGGCAATGGTGCGCGTCCACGCGGCGGGGGTCCATGTCCAGGCCCTGCGGGTCCAGGCGGCGCTGGAGGACCCCACCTTCACCCCCGGTCGCTAGAATCCCGGGCATGAGCCGGGTCGTTCTGGAGGGGCTGGAGTTTCACGCGCGGCACGGCGTGTACGAGACGGAGGCGGCGCTGGGCGCCCGCTTCGTGATCGACGCGGAGCTGCACTGGCCCTTTGCCGGGGTCCCTGACGAACTCGGCGCCGCCGTGAACTACGCCGCCGCCTACAC is a window encoding:
- a CDS encoding acyl-CoA-binding protein; the protein is MPETEAVQRAFERAQQDVQGLSRKPGNDILLKLYALYKQGTVGDVTGARPGGFDFVGGAKYDAWAARRGQDQEDAQREYVALVDALKARG
- a CDS encoding ImmA/IrrE family metallo-endopeptidase — translated: MRELASAYARGLPGLDTHSLMSGLDATLTFMPMGDRDGAYDPEHRVVLINSRVRPERQRFTLAHEISHALLLGDDDLLSDLHDAYEGERLEQVIETLCNVGAAAILMPDALIDELLARFGPSGRALAELARRADVSASSALYALAERTAAPVLYAVCAVARLEAEPGDEERPTGKALTVRASGGAPGVKYSLRPGTLIPAEHPVAAALETHLPIAQESYVPFRSGRRMPAYVDAFPERQRVMVSFTLTPRPAKGGESDESAG
- the folP gene encoding dihydropteroate synthase yields the protein MSPPVEGWTGRAHALTFGFPVPGGERAADGWRVTWRGCAVMGVLNVTPDSFSDGGRYASLEAAVTRARAMRDAGARVIDVGGESTRPGAEPVPAEQELDRVRPVLRALAGEGALLSVDTMKPEVAREALAAGAHLVNDVTGLRDPGMVEVCAGAGAPACVMHMRGEPRTMQRSPQYRDVVAEVHAFLRERAAAVLAAGVPSVLLDPGLGFGKTAAHNLALLRALPELTCGPHPVLVGASRKKMIDLLAGVPNAADRDPGSLALHLHAARQGAAMVRVHAAGVHVQALRVQAALEDPTFTPGR